One segment of Acidobacteriota bacterium DNA contains the following:
- a CDS encoding aminopeptidase P family protein produces the protein MQLERIQAALRAQGVDAWLFFDHHHRDPIAYRILGLPEAMATRRWYYLVPATGEPRKLVHRIESGALDSLPGERREYAQWTELEGGLRGLLAGLPGHPKLAMQYSPGCQLPAVSLVDAGTVEQIRALGCEAVSSADLIAHFDAFWTPAMAASHNTAGRIVDEAIQGAFAHVRKSLDRGEGLNEYQLQQWILDRLVAGGLAPEGPPIVGVNAHAGDPHYQPAASGSSPIRPGDVLLLDVWGRMNQSGSAYYDVTWMGYVLRAEEQQVPDRFAKVFAIAAAARDAGIRRVQDALAAKRGLCGFEVDQTVRGVIRAAGLDEFFIHRTGHSLGREIHASGANMDDYETHDVRQILPHTAFTIEPGIYCPHGEPFGVRTEINMYVGDEAAEVTGPIQREIVRI, from the coding sequence ATGCAATTGGAACGGATACAAGCGGCGTTGCGCGCTCAGGGTGTCGACGCCTGGCTGTTCTTCGACCATCACCACCGTGACCCCATCGCGTACCGAATACTCGGTTTGCCGGAAGCCATGGCGACGCGGCGCTGGTACTACCTGGTTCCGGCGACGGGTGAGCCGCGTAAACTGGTGCACCGCATCGAGTCGGGTGCGCTGGATAGCTTACCCGGTGAGCGGCGCGAATATGCCCAATGGACGGAACTGGAGGGCGGCTTACGTGGCCTGCTGGCCGGCCTGCCGGGGCATCCGAAACTGGCGATGCAATACTCTCCCGGCTGCCAACTGCCGGCCGTGTCGCTGGTGGATGCAGGGACGGTCGAGCAGATCCGGGCCTTGGGCTGCGAGGCCGTCAGTTCAGCCGACTTGATTGCGCATTTTGATGCGTTCTGGACGCCAGCGATGGCTGCCTCGCACAACACTGCGGGGCGGATTGTCGATGAAGCTATCCAAGGCGCCTTTGCTCACGTTCGAAAATCACTGGATCGCGGCGAAGGTCTGAACGAGTATCAGTTGCAGCAGTGGATTCTGGATCGCCTTGTGGCTGGCGGCCTCGCGCCGGAGGGGCCGCCGATTGTCGGCGTCAATGCGCATGCCGGCGATCCCCATTACCAGCCGGCGGCCAGCGGTTCCAGCCCGATTCGCCCTGGTGACGTTCTCTTGCTCGACGTCTGGGGACGGATGAATCAGTCTGGCAGCGCCTACTACGATGTGACCTGGATGGGCTACGTGCTGCGTGCGGAGGAGCAGCAGGTTCCGGATCGCTTTGCCAAGGTTTTTGCGATCGCTGCGGCTGCGCGTGATGCGGGCATCCGGCGGGTTCAGGATGCGCTGGCGGCAAAGCGCGGCTTGTGCGGTTTCGAGGTTGATCAAACGGTGCGGGGTGTAATCCGCGCCGCCGGGCTCGACGAGTTTTTCATCCACCGCACCGGTCATTCGCTCGGACGTGAAATTCACGCCAGCGGCGCCAATATGGACGACTACGAAACTCACGACGTCCGTCAAATCCTGCCGCACACAGCTTTCACCATCGAACCCGGGATTTATTGCCCGCACGGTGAACCGTTCGGCGTGCGCACGGAGATCAATATGTACGTCGGAGACGAAGCGGCGGAGGTCACCGGCCCAATCCAGCGCGAAATCGTGAGAATATGA
- a CDS encoding YggS family pyridoxal phosphate-dependent enzyme, which yields MPADLSGTIARVRAAIAAACARVGRAPEEVTLLAASKTIAPERIREAYACGLRHFGENRVQERMAKQAVLADLDIEWHLLGPLQSNKAARALELFDVLETVDSLALAERLSRLAKAPVRVMLEINVGDEAQKHGVVPDQTLPLARAVAALPHLHLCGVMAVPPAAEDPGASRPYFRNLTELSRQIRAVLPAPPEHWDVSMGMSHDFVIAVEEGATIVRLGTALFGARPRA from the coding sequence ATGCCTGCGGATCTATCCGGCACTATCGCCCGTGTTCGCGCGGCCATTGCTGCGGCGTGCGCGCGGGTGGGGCGAGCGCCCGAGGAGGTGACCCTGCTGGCGGCGAGTAAAACCATTGCGCCGGAGCGGATTCGCGAGGCCTATGCGTGCGGGCTACGGCATTTTGGCGAAAACCGGGTACAGGAACGCATGGCTAAACAGGCAGTGCTGGCCGATCTCGACATCGAGTGGCATTTGCTTGGGCCGCTGCAGAGCAACAAGGCCGCGCGGGCGCTGGAGTTGTTCGATGTGCTGGAGACGGTGGATTCTCTTGCGCTGGCGGAGCGGCTAAGCCGGCTGGCGAAGGCGCCGGTGCGAGTCATGCTGGAAATCAATGTCGGCGACGAAGCCCAGAAACACGGCGTGGTTCCGGATCAGACGCTCCCGCTGGCGCGAGCCGTTGCTGCGCTGCCCCATCTTCATTTGTGCGGCGTAATGGCCGTGCCACCGGCGGCCGAAGATCCGGGGGCCTCGCGGCCCTATTTCCGCAATCTGACAGAGCTAAGCCGTCAAATCCGCGCGGTGCTGCCAGCGCCGCCCGAGCACTGGGATGTTTCCATGGGCATGTCGCACGATTTTGTAATTGCCGTCGAGGAAGGCGCAACCATTGTGCGCCTTGGCACCGCGTTGTTCGGGGCCCGTCCGAGAGCGTAA
- the tmk gene encoding dTMP kinase, with protein sequence MAARTRAIVPDRSAGIKPLNYNFEVKPPAFITFEGLDGCGKTTQIERLAGYLRSRGEPVMVTREPGGTGIGERIREVVLGQQPAPAAELALMCASRAQSVEEIIRPGLAAGAWVLCDRFHDATEAYQGGGRGFDREAIAALHRVLCGDLQPNLTLILDLDPRLALARARRLPAASRFEAESEVFFARVAAVYREIAAREPWRCRLIPAEGTIDEVAGRVREAVDDVD encoded by the coding sequence ATGGCCGCGCGAACACGGGCGATAGTGCCGGATAGATCCGCAGGCATAAAACCATTGAACTACAATTTTGAAGTGAAGCCACCGGCGTTCATTACGTTTGAGGGTCTCGATGGCTGCGGCAAGACCACGCAGATTGAGAGGCTGGCGGGGTATCTGCGCAGCCGGGGCGAGCCGGTGATGGTGACGCGCGAGCCGGGCGGCACGGGCATCGGCGAGCGTATCCGCGAAGTGGTACTTGGCCAGCAGCCCGCGCCCGCCGCCGAACTGGCGCTGATGTGCGCCTCGAGGGCGCAGAGTGTCGAGGAGATCATCCGCCCCGGCCTGGCCGCGGGAGCCTGGGTACTGTGCGACCGCTTTCACGATGCCACCGAAGCCTACCAGGGCGGTGGGCGCGGCTTTGACCGCGAGGCCATCGCGGCGCTGCACCGGGTACTGTGCGGCGACCTGCAACCCAATTTGACCCTGATTCTCGACCTTGATCCCCGGCTGGCGCTGGCGCGCGCACGGCGTTTGCCCGCCGCCTCGCGCTTCGAAGCGGAAAGCGAGGTCTTTTTCGCACGCGTAGCCGCCGTCTACCGTGAAATTGCGGCGCGCGAACCCTGGCGCTGCCGGCTTATCCCCGCCGAGGGCACGATCGATGAGGTCGCCGGGCGCGTGCGCGAGGCGGTCGATGATGTGGACTGA
- a CDS encoding phosphatidylcholine/phosphatidylserine synthase, protein MRRGVALLPSLFTVANLGMGWYAIQQSVLALQAASPAGLLDTAAKAIGWAILLDGLDGRIARMTNASSAFGREFDSLADVISFGVAPAILAYVWGLRFLVASHAATVGLNRAAQIIAFLFVVAGAARLARFNIDADEDHPRSPSNPGKPGKKYFVGMPIPAAAGTIAAVVHFFASPEFLFETVNRSAILGGLWLALVLALGWLMVSTWRFYSFKDIDLGRRHPYVFMVLIAALFAGIWYYSEVVLLGLVVVYSGTAIYWRASHFLRPRRARLGA, encoded by the coding sequence ATGCGGCGCGGAGTAGCGCTACTGCCGTCGCTGTTTACAGTCGCCAATCTGGGAATGGGCTGGTATGCGATTCAGCAGTCGGTGCTGGCACTCCAGGCAGCCTCACCGGCAGGTCTGCTGGATACCGCGGCGAAAGCCATCGGCTGGGCGATCTTGCTGGACGGACTCGATGGGCGGATTGCGCGCATGACCAACGCCTCGAGCGCATTTGGACGCGAGTTTGACTCGCTTGCGGATGTGATCAGCTTCGGGGTGGCGCCGGCGATTCTGGCTTATGTCTGGGGCCTGCGCTTTCTGGTGGCCTCGCACGCCGCCACGGTGGGCTTGAACCGAGCAGCGCAGATTATCGCCTTCCTGTTCGTGGTGGCGGGAGCGGCACGGCTGGCGCGGTTCAACATTGACGCCGATGAGGACCATCCGCGCTCTCCCTCGAACCCCGGCAAGCCGGGCAAGAAATATTTCGTGGGCATGCCCATTCCGGCAGCCGCGGGCACGATCGCGGCGGTGGTGCACTTCTTTGCCTCGCCTGAATTTTTATTTGAGACCGTCAATCGCTCCGCCATTCTGGGCGGACTGTGGCTCGCGCTGGTGCTGGCGCTGGGCTGGCTGATGGTCAGCACCTGGCGGTTCTACAGCTTCAAAGACATTGATCTGGGACGGCGCCATCCCTATGTTTTCATGGTGCTGATCGCGGCGCTGTTTGCGGGCATCTGGTACTACTCGGAAGTGGTGCTGCTGGGTCTGGTGGTGGTCTATTCGGGGACCGCGATTTACTGGCGCGCGTCGCATTTCCTGCGGCCGCGACGGGCGCGGCTGGGCGCCTGA
- the holA gene encoding DNA polymerase III subunit delta: protein MSNTFSLEPLRPVYTLVGDESYVRDQFRAALWQQIPEATRAFGWVEDDLGETPLEAILDGARNPSLMAPVQVFWLRNARELFSRGSGSAEGEEAAPAGKKKHGNFPANVQAFAAQAGEPVPAVLVFIADHVHLPADRARLALEDKARMQRLEATLGQAGPLIPCAQPSASLAAALAQQMAAAQGCTLTRDQAMRLAELCDSSLEMMQREVEKLALYTGQGPIADEAVRALAAGDATASAYELAHRIAEGKRAPALVSLNRWLREEGATAAIGLVFQLSRAFSMALILRQERVRDRSGLYRVLPEGLRPPGFAADTVLAIAQRMSEGRLRHTLPELHRTDVALRSSPPSVALVLERAVTAMCSA from the coding sequence TTGAGCAACACGTTTTCACTGGAGCCGCTGCGGCCCGTCTACACGCTGGTGGGCGATGAGAGCTATGTGCGCGACCAATTCCGGGCGGCGCTGTGGCAGCAGATTCCCGAAGCCACGCGCGCGTTTGGATGGGTGGAAGACGATCTGGGCGAAACGCCGCTGGAGGCGATACTGGATGGCGCGCGCAATCCATCACTGATGGCGCCGGTGCAGGTCTTCTGGCTGCGCAACGCGCGCGAGCTGTTCAGCCGTGGCAGTGGCAGTGCCGAAGGCGAGGAGGCGGCACCGGCGGGCAAGAAGAAGCATGGGAACTTTCCCGCCAATGTGCAGGCGTTTGCGGCACAGGCAGGCGAGCCGGTTCCGGCCGTGCTGGTGTTCATCGCCGACCATGTGCACTTGCCGGCGGACCGGGCGCGCCTGGCGCTCGAAGATAAAGCTCGCATGCAGCGCCTGGAGGCAACGCTGGGGCAGGCCGGACCCCTGATTCCGTGCGCGCAGCCCTCCGCCAGCCTGGCAGCGGCACTCGCCCAGCAGATGGCCGCGGCGCAAGGCTGCACGCTGACGCGCGACCAGGCGATGCGCCTCGCTGAACTCTGCGACAGCAGCCTGGAGATGATGCAGCGCGAAGTGGAAAAACTCGCTCTCTATACCGGCCAAGGGCCGATCGCGGATGAAGCCGTGCGGGCGCTGGCGGCGGGCGACGCCACGGCCTCCGCCTACGAGCTGGCGCATCGCATCGCCGAAGGCAAGCGCGCTCCAGCACTTGTGAGCCTGAACCGCTGGCTGCGGGAGGAAGGCGCGACTGCCGCCATCGGGCTGGTGTTTCAGCTTAGCCGCGCTTTTTCCATGGCGCTCATTTTGCGGCAAGAACGCGTGCGTGACCGCAGCGGGCTGTATCGCGTACTACCGGAAGGGTTGCGGCCACCGGGCTTCGCCGCCGATACGGTGCTCGCGATCGCGCAGCGGATGAGCGAAGGCCGGCTGCGGCATACACTGCCCGAGCTGCACCGCACCGATGTGGCGCTACGCTCCTCGCCGCCTTCGGTCGCGCTGGTGCTGGAGCGGGCCGTTACCGCGATGTGTTCGGCGTAA
- a CDS encoding penicillin acylase family protein: MSSTPATTPAARPRPRTRRILLEVIGAIVLVCLAGIGFLYFYVRDGQPQVDGQLALDGLEAPVTIVRDELGVPHIHAQNVHDLYLAQGFAIAQDRLWQMDLMRRLGEGRLAQVFGAAALPLDEENHRLGLPHAIQENAAHLRPREAKLLEAFAQGVNDLIVKRRNHLPLAFQLLHYRPEPWRPADSLALAAYMYKTLASGYKDKLIHETFAAKLGPALTNELFPDLSPWDIPPGAPLPQSPADLLPAAERRIAPVGAATALLPPVFAAPPQVADVRGGSNNWALSGAHTTSGLPLLANDPHLQFQLPGLWWTVDLRSPQVHVAGVAIAGVPGVIVGHNDKIAWGVTNSDADVQDLYRATLDGKDNVRTPQGWVPLQHWHETIEVKDAPPVHLDIAVTPHGPLVARDAGGQLALAWTLFAPDSLEAVHVFLALDQAQDWHEFEQALSGFAGPAQNFVYADTAGHIGYQLAGRVPERRGFDGSVPVPGDQFAYEWHGWIPFSQLPRVFDPASGLLATANSRVTPDGYPYVISTDWDAPNRTRRIYELLASQNRWNAAELGRVQTDTVSEQDRDFAAALVAAGGAAAVDGQKLSPDLQRALNLLDGFRGAMEHESAAPTLAYWTRKEMLHEVLAAKTGDTLATQYQWSEAPVFEQWLVRKQSPQWLPHGFATWNDFLLHCLTQVIQRDSLAPDKINWGRYQTLGILHPVFSHVPFARRYADLGPVPIDGSPLTVKQARNPILGDKVELGPSMRFIADPAHWDRSTLTLVAGESGLPFNKHYRDQWSAYLAGRGLPLWFSPSAVAAHAAHTLQLTPNTSR, from the coding sequence GTGTCCTCAACCCCGGCCACCACGCCTGCTGCGCGGCCCCGGCCGCGCACGCGCCGCATCTTACTGGAGGTGATCGGCGCGATCGTACTCGTGTGTCTGGCCGGCATCGGGTTTCTTTACTTCTACGTGCGCGACGGCCAGCCGCAGGTCGACGGCCAGCTTGCGCTCGACGGCCTGGAAGCGCCGGTCACGATCGTGCGCGATGAACTCGGTGTGCCCCACATTCATGCCCAGAATGTCCATGACCTCTACCTCGCGCAAGGGTTTGCCATCGCCCAGGACCGGCTCTGGCAGATGGACTTGATGCGACGCTTGGGCGAGGGCCGCCTCGCTCAGGTCTTTGGCGCCGCCGCGTTACCGCTCGACGAGGAGAACCACCGGTTGGGTCTGCCCCACGCCATTCAGGAAAATGCTGCCCATCTGCGGCCTCGCGAGGCCAAGCTGCTGGAAGCGTTTGCGCAAGGAGTAAATGACCTTATCGTCAAGCGGCGCAATCATTTGCCGCTTGCCTTTCAACTGCTCCATTACCGCCCCGAGCCCTGGCGGCCGGCCGATTCGCTGGCGCTCGCGGCTTACATGTACAAGACCCTCGCCTCGGGCTACAAGGACAAGCTCATCCACGAAACCTTTGCCGCCAAGCTCGGTCCGGCGCTCACCAATGAGCTCTTTCCCGATCTTTCGCCCTGGGACATTCCCCCCGGCGCACCTTTGCCACAGAGTCCGGCCGATCTGCTGCCCGCCGCCGAACGCCGCATCGCGCCGGTTGGCGCGGCCACTGCGCTCCTGCCTCCAGTATTTGCTGCTCCTCCTCAAGTCGCTGATGTTCGCGGCGGCAGCAACAACTGGGCGCTCTCTGGCGCGCATACCACTTCCGGCCTGCCGCTGTTGGCCAACGATCCGCACCTGCAATTCCAGCTTCCGGGACTCTGGTGGACGGTAGATCTGCGCTCTCCTCAGGTTCACGTTGCCGGCGTAGCCATTGCCGGCGTGCCCGGCGTCATCGTCGGCCACAACGACAAAATCGCCTGGGGTGTCACCAATTCCGATGCCGACGTGCAGGATCTGTACCGTGCAACGCTGGACGGCAAGGACAACGTCCGCACGCCGCAAGGCTGGGTGCCGCTCCAGCACTGGCACGAGACCATCGAAGTCAAAGATGCTCCACCGGTTCACCTCGATATTGCCGTCACGCCGCATGGCCCGCTGGTCGCCCGCGATGCCGGCGGCCAACTAGCCCTTGCCTGGACGCTGTTTGCCCCGGACTCCCTGGAGGCGGTTCACGTCTTTCTGGCGCTGGATCAGGCGCAGGACTGGCACGAATTCGAACAGGCGCTTTCCGGCTTCGCGGGTCCGGCGCAGAACTTCGTTTACGCCGATACCGCCGGCCATATCGGCTATCAACTCGCCGGCCGGGTGCCGGAACGGCGCGGATTTGACGGCTCTGTTCCGGTTCCGGGCGATCAGTTCGCCTACGAATGGCACGGTTGGATCCCGTTTTCGCAGCTTCCGCGCGTCTTCGATCCCGCGAGCGGCCTGCTCGCCACCGCCAACAGCCGTGTCACGCCCGACGGCTATCCGTACGTCATTTCCACTGACTGGGACGCGCCCAACCGTACCCGCCGCATTTACGAGCTGCTGGCCAGCCAGAACCGCTGGAACGCTGCCGAACTCGGCCGCGTGCAGACCGATACCGTTTCCGAGCAGGATCGCGACTTCGCGGCGGCGCTGGTCGCTGCCGGTGGCGCCGCGGCAGTTGACGGTCAGAAATTAAGTCCGGACCTACAGCGCGCTCTCAACCTGCTCGACGGTTTCCGCGGCGCGATGGAGCACGAGTCCGCCGCGCCCACGCTGGCCTATTGGACGCGCAAGGAAATGCTGCACGAAGTGCTCGCCGCTAAAACCGGCGACACGCTGGCCACGCAGTACCAGTGGAGCGAAGCGCCGGTGTTCGAGCAGTGGCTGGTCCGGAAGCAATCGCCGCAATGGCTGCCGCACGGCTTTGCGACCTGGAACGATTTCCTGCTCCACTGCCTGACGCAGGTCATCCAGCGGGACTCGCTCGCGCCGGACAAAATCAACTGGGGGCGCTACCAGACCCTCGGCATTCTGCATCCGGTGTTTTCGCACGTGCCCTTCGCCCGGCGCTACGCTGACCTCGGCCCGGTTCCCATTGACGGCAGTCCGCTCACGGTGAAGCAGGCGCGAAACCCCATCCTGGGCGACAAGGTGGAACTCGGCCCCAGCATGCGCTTCATCGCCGATCCGGCGCATTGGGACCGCTCGACGCTAACGCTGGTCGCCGGGGAGTCAGGCCTACCGTTCAACAAGCACTATCGCGACCAGTGGTCGGCCTACCTCGCCGGCCGCGGCTTGCCGCTCTGGTTCTCGCCGTCCGCAGTCGCCGCCCACGCCGCCCACACGCTGCAGCTTACGCCGAACACATCGCGGTAA
- the ftsY gene encoding signal recognition particle-docking protein FtsY: MIQTLFGPPPKASLFERVSEKVAGAVEKSRESLVAQVGDLFQGKTELSPELLRQLESTLIQADLGARTAAEIVGRVKTRFEQERAKGAAVSAEAVRAAIKMELVQIFDRTARRPKEAADGGPFVILLVGVNGAGKTTSIGKLAQRYKSEGFSSLICAGDTFRAAAGEQVAVWAQRAGVEIVQQKPGADPSAVLFDALTAAKARGVNFVLVDTAGRLHTKTNLMQELAKMHRTAGKLVSGAPQETLLVLDATTGQNGLQQARQFTQAAQLTGLIVTKLDGTARGGIVVAIANELGLPVRYLGVGERAEDLVPFEPGQFVDALLGA; this comes from the coding sequence ATGATTCAGACACTGTTTGGGCCGCCTCCCAAAGCGAGCCTATTTGAGCGCGTCAGCGAAAAAGTCGCAGGTGCGGTAGAGAAATCGCGCGAGAGCCTGGTCGCGCAGGTGGGCGATCTTTTTCAGGGTAAGACAGAACTCAGCCCGGAATTGCTGCGGCAACTGGAGTCGACGCTGATCCAGGCGGATCTGGGTGCACGTACCGCGGCGGAAATCGTCGGCCGGGTCAAAACAAGATTCGAGCAGGAACGCGCCAAGGGGGCAGCGGTATCCGCCGAAGCGGTGCGGGCGGCGATCAAAATGGAGCTGGTGCAGATTTTTGACCGCACCGCGCGGCGGCCCAAAGAAGCGGCCGACGGCGGGCCATTCGTCATTCTGCTGGTGGGCGTAAACGGAGCCGGAAAGACGACCTCGATCGGCAAACTGGCGCAACGCTACAAGAGTGAAGGCTTCAGCTCGCTGATCTGCGCAGGCGACACGTTTCGCGCCGCCGCGGGCGAGCAGGTTGCGGTGTGGGCGCAGCGGGCCGGCGTCGAGATCGTGCAGCAAAAGCCAGGCGCCGATCCCTCGGCGGTGTTGTTTGACGCGCTCACGGCCGCGAAGGCGCGGGGCGTCAATTTCGTGCTGGTCGATACCGCGGGGCGACTGCACACGAAGACCAACCTGATGCAGGAACTGGCGAAAATGCACCGCACGGCCGGCAAGCTGGTGTCCGGCGCACCGCAGGAGACCCTGCTGGTGCTGGACGCCACCACGGGACAGAACGGCTTGCAACAAGCGCGGCAGTTTACGCAAGCGGCGCAGCTCACCGGCCTGATTGTGACCAAGCTGGATGGCACCGCGCGCGGCGGCATCGTGGTAGCCATCGCCAATGAATTAGGTCTGCCGGTGCGGTATCTGGGCGTAGGCGAACGCGCCGAAGACCTGGTGCCGTTCGAGCCCGGCCAGTTCGTAGATGCCTTGCTGGGGGCTTGA
- a CDS encoding PIN domain-containing protein: protein MAATPLPLRKPERHFDLIRLRCPELVEPDVDTAFRLALQRQISLWDAIYLALALERRCDLITADRRLYRTLAPHYPFVKMLGSGL, encoded by the coding sequence ATCGCCGCCACTCCCTTGCCCTTACGCAAGCCGGAGAGGCATTTTGACCTAATCCGGTTGCGCTGTCCTGAACTGGTTGAGCCCGATGTAGACACTGCCTTTCGTTTGGCATTACAACGCCAAATCAGCCTCTGGGACGCCATCTATCTGGCTCTCGCTCTCGAACGTCGCTGCGATCTGATCACTGCCGACCGCCGGCTTTACCGTACCCTTGCGCCGCACTATCCCTTTGTGAAAATGCTGGGCTCGGGGCTATAG